In Sedimentibacter sp. MB31-C6, one genomic interval encodes:
- a CDS encoding vWA domain-containing protein — protein MFDFNEQTLIEESKKHCEVFLQNEQRSLATFTGDLGLMYIPDPKLERFLLDPSKGVLYLPLQSFLDEKLDDNQIMWHIYYELALYPDWKKQTKKYLNRKKDWQKEIDHMTSYILNRIKKEGLEKDIAYQPKIISSYVKKEILDLLYLLDKLTSFLRVLQMCPIYRDKENFEKIVSYMKQTGKTIESISEMPKHRAFANSFLIIELYKIKPEIEECIENPFDIKIFNQPFFDFIHYQLVRQINSNQGIIERDPFIRSFIFPIFEQLWKKEINEMKFYKSEGQTKEQVNGSENPFEQSKAYEIADSLESTQEEEKKILEEMLEQQDQITSNIQDTIQGKVDLERYGISQTDQQLFRFYSNKMKSEREQMRQLWEKLIGSAKKEVSVKKDDQIKGKLDVDSFINTYPDFIEAEKNGNYKNLPIFNRYLLEPQTDILPERIEISFVIDNSGSMNASKIEAARKALAVTLLSIDDFNRYLKSNAEQLNQKVEVLSETWFFGSKFYNVKEFNDKNVKEKEKSDIIRSIVKLDATDGATDDASCLREISDRITSMQESELKKGKLIKIVFEITDGASSFPGAAKEAVQELLSKNVEIYAFQMGKSNNTNEKIFNFVWNEGYREPHGVMIGEQIERLPKELLKAVGKNMQSAFDNH, from the coding sequence ATGTTTGACTTTAATGAGCAAACTCTAATTGAAGAATCTAAAAAACATTGTGAAGTATTTTTGCAAAATGAACAACGATCATTAGCCACATTTACAGGAGATCTTGGTTTGATGTATATTCCTGATCCAAAATTGGAAAGATTTCTGTTAGATCCTTCCAAGGGAGTATTATACTTGCCCCTTCAAAGCTTTTTAGATGAAAAATTAGATGACAACCAAATTATGTGGCATATTTACTATGAGTTAGCCCTATACCCTGATTGGAAAAAGCAAACTAAAAAATATTTGAACAGAAAAAAAGATTGGCAAAAAGAAATTGATCACATGACAAGCTATATTTTAAACAGGATAAAAAAAGAAGGTTTGGAAAAAGACATAGCTTATCAACCCAAAATTATTTCTAGTTATGTTAAAAAAGAAATTCTTGACTTGTTATATCTATTGGATAAGCTGACATCATTTCTAAGGGTTTTACAGATGTGCCCTATATACAGGGATAAAGAAAATTTCGAGAAAATTGTATCATATATGAAACAAACAGGTAAAACTATTGAATCAATTTCTGAAATGCCTAAACATAGAGCTTTTGCGAATAGTTTCTTGATTATTGAATTATATAAAATAAAGCCTGAAATCGAAGAATGTATTGAGAATCCTTTTGACATAAAAATTTTCAATCAACCTTTTTTTGATTTTATTCATTATCAATTAGTTAGACAGATAAATAGTAATCAAGGAATTATAGAAAGAGATCCATTCATTCGTTCCTTTATATTTCCGATTTTTGAGCAATTGTGGAAAAAAGAAATTAATGAAATGAAATTTTATAAATCAGAAGGACAAACAAAAGAGCAGGTAAATGGAAGTGAAAATCCTTTTGAGCAATCTAAAGCATATGAGATAGCAGATTCATTGGAATCTACCCAGGAAGAAGAAAAAAAGATTTTGGAAGAAATGTTGGAGCAACAGGACCAAATAACCTCAAACATACAAGACACAATACAAGGCAAGGTTGATTTAGAGCGCTATGGGATCAGCCAGACAGATCAACAATTGTTCCGGTTTTATTCAAATAAAATGAAATCGGAAAGAGAACAAATGCGGCAACTTTGGGAAAAATTAATAGGAAGTGCAAAAAAAGAAGTAAGTGTAAAAAAAGATGACCAAATAAAAGGGAAACTGGATGTCGATAGCTTTATTAACACTTATCCGGATTTTATAGAAGCTGAAAAAAATGGAAATTACAAAAATCTCCCAATTTTTAATAGGTACTTATTAGAGCCTCAAACAGATATTTTGCCTGAAAGAATAGAGATTTCATTTGTGATAGACAATTCAGGCTCAATGAATGCGTCAAAAATTGAAGCAGCAAGAAAAGCTTTGGCAGTGACATTGTTGTCAATTGATGATTTTAATCGATATTTAAAAAGCAATGCAGAACAACTGAATCAAAAAGTTGAAGTTTTAAGCGAAACGTGGTTTTTTGGCAGTAAGTTTTATAATGTTAAAGAATTTAACGATAAAAATGTGAAAGAAAAAGAAAAAAGCGACATAATTCGCTCAATTGTAAAGTTAGATGCAACAGATGGAGCGACAGATGATGCAAGTTGCCTTAGAGAAATATCTGATAGAATTACGTCCATGCAGGAAAGCGAACTTAAAAAAGGAAAACTAATAAAGATAGTCTTTGAAATTACAGATGGTGCATCAAGTTTTCCGGGAGCAGCAAAAGAAGCTGTGCAAGAATTACTATCTAAAAATGTAGAAATCTATGCGTTCCAAATGGGAAAAAGCAACAATACAAATGAAAAAATCTTTAATTTCGTATGGAATGAAGGCTACAGAGAGCCCCATGGAGTAATGATCGGCGAACAGATAGAAAGGCTACCTAAAGAACTGCTAAAAGCAGTAGGGAAAAATATGCAGTCTGCTTTTGATAATCACTGA
- a CDS encoding DegV family protein yields the protein MLNYVLTCCSTADMTYNYFKKRNIPFLCFHYILDGEDYLDDLGQTISFEEFYGRIAAGSMPTTSQVNVGQYMDFFEPFLKAGKDILHISFSSGLSGSYNSATIAKEELLSRYPDRKILIVDSLGASSGYGLLTDMAADMRDNGVVFEEVYDWLQENKLNVHHWFFSTDLSHYKRGGRISATSAAVGTLLGICPLLNMNYDGKLTPRKNIRSKNRVIKEIVHMMEIHAKDGIEYSGKCFISNSACYEDARKVADLVEERFPLLNGRVMINSVGTVIGSHTGPGTVALFFIGDKRED from the coding sequence ATGCTTAATTATGTTTTAACTTGTTGTTCCACAGCAGATATGACCTATAACTACTTTAAAAAAAGGAATATTCCGTTTCTATGTTTTCATTATATTTTGGATGGAGAGGACTATCTGGATGATTTAGGGCAAACCATCTCTTTTGAAGAATTTTATGGTAGAATCGCGGCGGGATCAATGCCTACAACCTCACAGGTGAATGTGGGGCAGTATATGGATTTCTTTGAACCATTTTTAAAAGCGGGAAAAGATATTCTTCACATTTCTTTTTCTTCTGGTTTATCAGGATCTTATAATTCTGCAACTATTGCAAAGGAGGAACTTTTATCAAGATACCCGGATAGGAAAATATTAATTGTAGATTCCCTGGGCGCATCCTCAGGCTATGGATTGTTAACGGACATGGCGGCGGATATGCGGGATAATGGAGTAGTATTTGAAGAAGTATATGACTGGCTTCAGGAAAACAAGCTTAATGTGCATCATTGGTTTTTCTCTACGGACCTTTCCCATTATAAACGCGGAGGCCGTATATCAGCTACATCCGCAGCTGTAGGGACTTTGCTTGGAATTTGTCCGCTGTTAAATATGAATTATGATGGAAAACTTACTCCTCGCAAAAATATTCGCAGTAAAAATCGTGTAATAAAGGAGATTGTGCATATGATGGAGATACATGCAAAGGATGGAATAGAATACTCGGGGAAGTGCTTTATCTCTAATTCAGCGTGTTATGAGGATGCACGCAAGGTGGCTGATTTAGTTGAGGAAAGATTCCCTTTGCTCAATGGGCGTGTAATGATAAATAGTGTTGGTACCGTAATTGGTTCTCATACCGGTCCTGGGACTGTGGCGCTTTTCTTTATAGGTGACAAGAGAGAAGATTAA
- a CDS encoding YkvA family protein, which translates to MLERISISKYQPHFILKGGFLIAAIVGLDTRATIQHELTHWYAKLTAMITVGYALSPIDIIPDFIPVIRFIKDAILLPALIWLSLRLIPINVRKPC; encoded by the coding sequence TTGCTTGAAAGAATATCTATTTCAAAATATCAACCACATTTTATTTTAAAAGGTGGATTTCTTATTGCAGCAATAGTTGGATTGGATACAAGGGCTACCATTCAGCATGAACTGACTCATTGGTATGCAAAGTTAACTGCTATGATAACTGTTGGATATGCTCTAAGTCCTATAGACATTATACCGGATTTTATACCTGTAATTAGATTTATCAAAGATGCAATTTTGCTTCCTGCACTTATTTGGCTGTCATTAAGACTTATACCAATTAATGTAAGAAAACCTTGCTAA
- a CDS encoding ABC transporter ATP-binding protein codes for MSKLKIEPMKQPDKIINYWKKERFVVACILLFGLSCNSLIILGPIYQGKLIDSIAGGDNLYSVLILSATYVALIGAIQILRYFKRFYIRRFANSTSSTMRLMIYNNIMNKSTSELDNENTGNLMTRVISDVDLCVEGMRKFTTEVFDTGVLMISYLITMLAYDIKITVLSIIFIPIAMALAEKLKSVIYKYSRDYRRKSSEVADNTYNAIENSMLYRVTGMETKNRTRYNDELLDLQNKAIKANILENSMQPIYNIIAMLGIIMVIYLGGTKVINGGWTVGKFSTYVVIFTAMAVKASKAAKLFNSVQKSHVSWKRIKPYLTEYKEKDNSSNINKGPTILSVENLSFSYDESKGNIIENISFEGKTGEIIGVTGSIASGKSTLGLSLLGLYPYIGSIKIDGRELKDYSEYERSQMISYLGHKPQLLSDTIYNNITLGSKKDITSVLKDVCFDTDLSVMPNGKDTLVGNSGIKLSGGQQARIALARSLLNKNRIIILDDPFSAVDMKTEEKIIENMKSNYKESLIILVSHRLAIFNSINKIILLKSDKTADYGTHNELINKSELYATIFNLQCIEGGRQRWEIV; via the coding sequence ATGTCTAAATTAAAGATTGAACCTATGAAACAGCCAGACAAAATTATAAACTATTGGAAAAAAGAAAGATTTGTTGTTGCATGTATTTTATTATTCGGATTGTCTTGTAATAGTTTAATCATTCTAGGTCCTATATATCAAGGAAAGCTCATAGATTCTATTGCTGGTGGCGATAATTTATATTCTGTATTAATACTTTCAGCGACATATGTTGCTCTTATAGGAGCTATTCAAATTTTACGTTATTTTAAGCGCTTTTATATAAGACGTTTCGCAAACAGCACCAGTTCAACTATGAGACTTATGATATACAACAATATAATGAATAAAAGCACTTCTGAGCTGGATAATGAAAATACGGGAAACCTCATGACAAGAGTTATTTCTGATGTTGATTTATGTGTGGAAGGAATGCGAAAGTTTACTACTGAAGTATTCGATACTGGTGTTCTTATGATATCTTACCTGATAACAATGCTTGCTTACGATATAAAAATAACTGTACTTTCTATTATTTTTATTCCAATTGCTATGGCACTTGCTGAAAAATTAAAAAGTGTTATATATAAATACTCAAGGGATTATCGGAGAAAAAGTAGTGAGGTTGCAGATAATACCTACAATGCAATTGAAAATTCAATGCTTTATCGTGTAACCGGCATGGAAACTAAAAATAGAACAAGGTATAATGATGAACTTTTAGATTTACAAAACAAGGCTATCAAAGCTAATATATTAGAAAATTCTATGCAGCCTATATATAACATCATTGCAATGCTTGGAATAATTATGGTAATTTATCTTGGAGGAACAAAAGTCATTAATGGCGGCTGGACTGTAGGAAAATTTTCTACTTACGTTGTAATATTTACTGCCATGGCAGTAAAAGCAAGTAAAGCAGCAAAGCTCTTTAATTCTGTACAAAAATCACATGTTTCTTGGAAACGTATAAAGCCATATCTTACAGAATACAAAGAAAAAGATAATTCTTCTAATATAAATAAGGGTCCTACTATACTTTCAGTAGAAAATCTTAGTTTCTCATATGACGAGAGCAAGGGAAATATTATTGAAAACATAAGTTTTGAAGGTAAGACAGGGGAAATTATAGGTGTAACAGGTTCTATTGCTTCTGGTAAATCCACGCTTGGATTATCTCTATTAGGCTTATATCCTTATATAGGAAGCATTAAAATTGACGGTAGGGAGCTTAAGGATTACTCAGAATATGAGAGAAGCCAGATGATTTCTTACTTAGGTCATAAACCGCAGCTGCTTTCTGATACTATATATAACAATATAACTTTGGGTAGTAAAAAAGACATTACTTCTGTTTTAAAGGATGTTTGTTTTGATACTGACTTATCAGTAATGCCCAATGGGAAGGATACTTTAGTTGGAAATAGCGGAATAAAATTAAGTGGTGGTCAGCAGGCGAGAATAGCACTAGCAAGGTCACTTCTTAATAAAAATAGAATTATTATATTGGATGACCCTTTTTCAGCAGTTGACATGAAGACAGAAGAAAAAATTATTGAAAATATGAAAAGCAATTATAAAGAGAGTCTAATTATTCTAGTTTCTCATCGCTTGGCTATTTTTAATAGCATAAATAAGATTATACTCTTAAAGAGTGATAAAACAGCAGATTATGGTACACATAATGAACTTATAAATAAATCAGAACTTTATGCTACAATATTTAACTTGCAATGTATAGAGGGGGGGAGACAACGATGGGAAATAGTTTAA
- a CDS encoding ABC transporter ATP-binding protein: MGNSLIKRSMIKVIKNNIGISVLLGFSIIGVVVTSLIPPQILKNIIDHNLVTKNSDKLLVLAIAYIGVLLFIGVFDFVKEAVLTVLGQKITKEIRIEMMEKLERINAMFFSSNGSGTVVSRFTNDVDAINSLFTNGIIGMMVDCFKLIGIVISIWMFSSKLGFVTLLLMPVIYVITQFFQKRMLKAQIENRILISRVNNHISESLKNIQMIKSFSKESYMEENYKKYLFDSYKTVEKVNFYDSIYSPFIQLTRAASIAFIVVLSSKQLNYLGISLGMVAASIELISNLFAPIENLGMELQNIQQAISGIKRVNDFYSETEDDLKKNELRLEDIIPNCEEVRLSFNNISFQYEEGADVLQNINLNLKPNEKVTFVGRTGVGKTTLFKLIMGLLKPTKGSITINGIDVYDIPNSEKRRIFGYVDQNFHMIKGTVADQISLQDENITKEQIEKAIDFVGLTEYVVTLENGLDTKVTSDTLFSQGQKQLLAIARAIVTKPPVLLLDEITANLDSITEEKIVSVLQKASKDHTILSISHRLSSMVSSNTVVIIENGRVKNAGSPEMLLENDDWYRNHIALEKLTWS; encoded by the coding sequence ATGGGAAATAGTTTAATAAAAAGGTCGATGATTAAAGTTATTAAAAACAATATTGGTATAAGTGTACTATTAGGATTTTCTATTATTGGTGTTGTTGTTACAAGTTTAATTCCACCTCAGATTTTAAAAAATATAATTGACCATAACCTTGTAACAAAAAACTCCGACAAATTACTTGTTCTAGCAATTGCTTATATTGGGGTGCTATTGTTTATTGGAGTATTTGATTTTGTCAAAGAAGCTGTTCTTACAGTTTTAGGACAAAAGATTACGAAGGAAATAAGAATTGAAATGATGGAAAAGCTTGAAAGGATAAATGCAATGTTCTTTTCATCAAATGGTTCAGGAACAGTAGTTTCAAGGTTTACAAATGATGTTGATGCAATCAATTCACTGTTTACAAATGGTATTATTGGAATGATGGTTGACTGCTTTAAGCTTATAGGTATCGTAATTTCAATTTGGATGTTTAGTAGCAAACTTGGATTTGTAACTTTATTACTGATGCCAGTTATTTATGTTATTACACAATTTTTTCAAAAAAGAATGCTTAAGGCGCAGATTGAAAATAGAATACTCATCAGCAGGGTAAATAATCATATTTCAGAAAGCTTAAAAAATATACAGATGATCAAATCTTTCAGTAAGGAAAGCTACATGGAGGAGAACTATAAAAAATATTTATTTGATAGCTACAAAACAGTAGAGAAGGTAAATTTCTATGATTCTATATATTCTCCATTTATTCAGCTTACTCGTGCAGCTTCAATAGCTTTCATTGTAGTATTATCTTCCAAACAGTTGAACTATTTGGGTATATCATTAGGAATGGTTGCAGCATCAATTGAATTGATATCTAATTTGTTTGCGCCAATTGAAAATTTGGGAATGGAGCTGCAAAATATTCAGCAGGCCATATCAGGTATCAAAAGAGTAAATGATTTTTACAGTGAAACTGAAGATGACCTTAAGAAGAATGAGCTAAGATTAGAAGACATCATTCCAAACTGTGAGGAAGTGAGATTATCATTTAATAATATTTCCTTTCAATATGAAGAAGGTGCAGATGTCCTTCAAAACATTAATCTTAATTTAAAACCAAATGAAAAGGTAACATTTGTGGGTAGAACAGGGGTTGGAAAAACTACATTATTTAAGCTTATTATGGGATTGCTTAAACCAACCAAGGGCAGTATCACAATAAATGGGATTGATGTCTATGATATACCGAACTCTGAAAAACGCAGAATATTTGGGTACGTTGATCAGAACTTTCATATGATAAAGGGAACAGTAGCTGATCAAATAAGTTTGCAAGATGAAAATATTACGAAGGAGCAAATAGAGAAGGCTATAGATTTTGTAGGACTAACAGAATATGTAGTAACCTTGGAAAACGGATTGGATACTAAAGTAACCAGCGATACTCTTTTTTCACAAGGGCAAAAACAACTTTTGGCCATAGCCAGAGCTATTGTAACAAAGCCTCCTGTACTTCTGCTGGATGAAATTACAGCTAACCTTGATTCTATAACGGAAGAGAAAATAGTTTCTGTACTTCAAAAGGCAAGTAAGGACCATACAATATTGTCCATATCTCACCGTTTATCATCTATGGTTTCCAGCAATACTGTGGTTATAATAGAAAATGGAAGGGTTAAAAATGCTGGTTCTCCTGAAATGCTTCTAGAAAATGATGATTGGTATCGCAATCATATTGCACTTGAAAAATTGACATGGAGTTAA
- a CDS encoding MarR family winged helix-turn-helix transcriptional regulator → MTEILREIGMIARALDSISNIEFKEYDLTKGQYLYLVRIYENPGIIQEKLSDMIKVDRTTVSRALKKLEVNGFIEKKTDKTNKKINKLFPTEKGENTYHFIKREHDYSNTVALEGFSEEEMEIISNLLQRVRKNIEKDWDFVKKGNKRNY, encoded by the coding sequence ATGACAGAAATTCTTCGTGAGATAGGAATGATAGCAAGGGCATTAGATTCTATAAGTAATATAGAATTTAAAGAATATGACCTTACAAAAGGGCAGTATTTGTACCTTGTGAGAATATATGAAAATCCAGGAATAATTCAAGAAAAATTATCTGATATGATAAAAGTAGATAGAACAACAGTATCCCGTGCCTTAAAGAAATTGGAGGTTAATGGATTTATTGAAAAGAAGACAGATAAGACTAATAAAAAAATCAATAAACTTTTTCCAACAGAGAAGGGTGAAAATACTTATCATTTTATTAAAAGAGAACATGACTATTCCAATACTGTAGCATTAGAAGGATTTTCAGAAGAGGAAATGGAAATAATCTCTAACCTTCTTCAAAGAGTAAGAAAAAACATAGAAAAAGATTGGGATTTTGTGAAAAAAGGAAACAAAAGAAATTATTGA
- a CDS encoding GNAT family N-acetyltransferase, protein MTINIKKCNVEDLPKLLEISYETFNETFKNQNSPENIKAYLERAFNLKQLEKELSNISSQFFFVYLNNEVAGYLKININDAQSEEMSDESLEIERIYIKRKFQKHGLGMYLLNKAIEIAMEFNKKKIWLGVWEKNENAIAFYEKMGFVQTGSHSFYMGNEEQVDFIMTKILI, encoded by the coding sequence ATGACTATAAATATAAAAAAGTGTAATGTTGAAGATTTGCCTAAACTTCTAGAAATTAGTTATGAAACATTTAATGAGACATTTAAGAATCAGAATTCTCCAGAAAATATAAAAGCTTATCTAGAAAGGGCATTTAACTTGAAACAATTAGAAAAAGAATTATCCAATATTTCTTCACAATTCTTTTTCGTATATTTAAATAATGAAGTCGCTGGATATTTAAAAATCAATATAAATGATGCTCAATCTGAAGAAATGTCTGATGAATCTCTTGAAATTGAAAGAATCTATATAAAAAGAAAATTTCAAAAACACGGTTTAGGCATGTATTTATTAAATAAAGCTATAGAAATTGCGATGGAATTTAACAAAAAGAAAATCTGGTTAGGTGTGTGGGAAAAAAATGAAAATGCTATTGCTTTTTATGAAAAAATGGGCTTTGTCCAAACTGGATCCCACTCTTTTTATATGGGCAATGAAGAACAGGTAGACTTTATAATGACTAAGATACTCATATAA
- a CDS encoding B3/B4 domain-containing protein — MTKFVVEEDFWGLFPNARIGVVVCHNINNFIIDEDKYKEMILISEKQALKYLNNEIFSSNEVIKVWREAFQKFKTKKGARSSIEALLKRVHKGNHLGTINPLVDIYNSISLKYGLPCGGEDIDTFVGNIRLTKAVGNESFVTLGAEENSPPYEGEVIYKDDEGAICRCWNWREAVRTMLTENTRNAFLCIELVDESRLAEFESALKELSEAVQDNLGGICEISILDINNKEVLIR, encoded by the coding sequence ATGACTAAATTTGTTGTTGAAGAGGACTTTTGGGGTTTATTTCCTAATGCAAGAATTGGTGTTGTTGTTTGCCATAACATAAATAACTTTATAATAGATGAGGATAAATATAAGGAAATGATACTTATCTCAGAAAAACAGGCCTTAAAATATTTAAATAATGAAATATTCAGCAGTAATGAGGTTATAAAGGTATGGAGAGAGGCCTTTCAAAAATTTAAGACAAAGAAAGGAGCACGATCATCAATTGAAGCACTGTTAAAGCGAGTGCATAAGGGGAACCATTTAGGGACTATTAATCCTCTAGTTGATATTTACAACTCTATTTCATTAAAATATGGATTGCCTTGTGGTGGGGAAGATATTGATACATTTGTTGGAAATATAAGATTAACTAAGGCAGTTGGAAATGAAAGTTTTGTTACATTAGGAGCAGAGGAAAATTCACCACCCTATGAAGGGGAAGTAATATATAAGGATGATGAAGGTGCAATTTGTAGATGCTGGAATTGGAGAGAAGCAGTGAGGACAATGCTTACTGAAAATACAAGAAATGCTTTTCTGTGCATTGAATTGGTTGATGAAAGTAGATTAGCAGAGTTTGAGAGTGCTTTAAAGGAATTGTCGGAAGCAGTACAAGATAATTTGGGTGGGATATGCGAAATTTCAATTTTAGATATTAACAATAAAGAAGTTTTAATAAGATAA
- a CDS encoding pyridoxamine 5'-phosphate oxidase family protein encodes MFRKMRRNKQLLSIDDIVAVMERCTNGVLACMGDNDYPYAVPLSYVYFDNKIYFHSAKVGHKVDAIIKNPKVSFSVIDEDTIVSGEYTTYFRSVIAFGKARVVEGDEWVKGFEALVEKYSGDQPKKAKQKEISGCTQSHVIAIDIEHITGKEAIEYIRAKQ; translated from the coding sequence ATGTTTAGAAAAATGAGAAGGAATAAACAGTTATTATCTATAGATGATATTGTAGCCGTAATGGAGAGATGTACCAACGGTGTATTAGCATGTATGGGTGATAATGATTATCCTTATGCAGTTCCGCTTAGTTATGTTTACTTTGACAACAAGATTTACTTTCATTCAGCAAAAGTTGGTCATAAAGTAGATGCTATTATAAAAAATCCGAAGGTGTCTTTTTCAGTAATTGATGAAGATACAATCGTAAGTGGAGAGTACACGACCTATTTTCGTAGTGTCATTGCATTTGGAAAAGCAAGAGTTGTTGAGGGCGATGAATGGGTCAAGGGTTTTGAAGCTTTGGTTGAAAAATATTCAGGAGATCAGCCCAAAAAAGCAAAACAAAAAGAAATAAGTGGATGTACACAGTCTCATGTTATTGCAATTGATATTGAGCATATAACTGGGAAGGAAGCTATTGAATACATCAGGGCAAAGCAGTAG
- a CDS encoding antirestriction protein ArdA yields MNITIKKSNGENEKTRTIWFPIEEENLDKICSELGIGMTTEPNCHIENSMDRNFINILHDKNCNIDELNYLMKRLDGFSKKEIERFYATSFAENPKTMAELINLSFNMHCYSLVSDFNDLEKVGKDLYLTERQAVSTKELDELDGESYAMDVIKNNPNPIITPYGVLYKNSNVPEQVYNGKQFPPYIWKETIAAAQLTAKGENEYIYLPCSDVEVEKALMRLETPYLHDCEVAVDSHSFPDSILNIVSESTTPVIKVDALNNLAKHYSEMGSQDTRYFEKLMDHIKPRTIDEVFALAESMYEFELFDGIKDMESYGRYMICESGRFEYDPNLEEYIDFKRYGGEKIAQEDGAFSDKGYIIYHGYNQKLANLLFENLGIMIPEDKELKTLKLYMPLTVTTYDIENDYGDRETLNEPMELGNYEIVDYIDEILEAIGRDTLPEEKERGLMRYYDEHDSVNGKVAKYEFSVEMVDDELMGVAILTLNDDLTYKELGKIKENVIGQAADGWGESFEQREISTDMGDVYISFWNSSKSWFIKTAEEMGINQNQIMGGMKFE; encoded by the coding sequence GTGAACATAACAATTAAAAAATCTAATGGAGAAAATGAAAAGACTAGAACTATATGGTTTCCCATTGAAGAAGAAAATTTAGATAAGATATGCAGTGAACTAGGAATAGGAATGACTACAGAACCAAATTGCCATATTGAAAATAGCATGGATAGAAATTTTATAAACATACTGCATGATAAAAACTGTAATATAGATGAACTAAACTATTTGATGAAAAGGCTGGATGGGTTTAGTAAAAAGGAGATAGAAAGATTTTATGCTACATCCTTTGCAGAAAATCCTAAGACAATGGCAGAGTTAATAAATCTAAGTTTTAATATGCATTGCTATAGTCTTGTATCTGACTTTAATGATTTGGAAAAGGTGGGAAAAGACCTATATCTAACAGAGAGGCAAGCAGTATCGACAAAAGAATTAGATGAACTTGATGGTGAATCATATGCAATGGATGTAATAAAAAATAACCCTAATCCTATAATCACACCATATGGAGTCCTATATAAAAATAGTAATGTACCTGAACAAGTATATAACGGAAAGCAGTTCCCTCCATATATATGGAAAGAAACAATAGCAGCAGCACAGCTGACTGCAAAGGGAGAGAATGAATATATCTATCTTCCTTGTTCAGATGTTGAAGTTGAAAAAGCATTGATGAGATTAGAAACACCTTATCTCCATGATTGTGAGGTGGCAGTTGATAGCCATAGTTTTCCCGACAGTATACTAAATATTGTTTCTGAAAGTACAACACCAGTAATTAAGGTAGATGCCTTAAATAATTTAGCAAAGCATTATAGTGAGATGGGAAGTCAAGATACAAGATATTTTGAAAAACTTATGGATCATATTAAGCCTCGAACTATTGATGAAGTATTTGCACTTGCAGAATCCATGTATGAATTTGAACTATTTGATGGCATTAAAGATATGGAAAGCTACGGAAGATATATGATATGCGAATCAGGACGTTTTGAATACGATCCAAATCTTGAAGAATACATTGATTTTAAAAGATATGGCGGAGAAAAAATAGCACAGGAAGATGGAGCATTTTCAGATAAGGGATATATTATTTATCATGGATACAATCAAAAGCTTGCCAATTTATTATTCGAAAATCTAGGAATAATGATTCCTGAAGATAAAGAATTAAAGACATTAAAACTATATATGCCTTTAACTGTTACAACCTATGATATTGAAAATGATTATGGCGATAGAGAAACCTTAAATGAACCAATGGAATTAGGAAACTATGAAATAGTTGATTATATTGATGAGATCCTTGAAGCCATAGGAAGAGATACTCTTCCAGAAGAAAAAGAAAGAGGCCTTATGCGTTACTATGATGAACATGACAGTGTAAATGGGAAGGTAGCTAAATATGAATTTTCTGTTGAAATGGTAGATGATGAACTAATGGGTGTAGCAATACTAACATTAAATGATGATTTAACCTATAAAGAGCTTGGGAAAATAAAAGAAAATGTGATTGGTCAGGCTGCAGATGGCTGGGGTGAGTCTTTTGAGCAAAGAGAAATAAGCACAGATATGGGAGATGTATATATAAGTTTTTGGAATAGCAGTAAGAGCTGGTTTATTAAAACAGCAGAAGAAATGGGAATAAATCAAAATCAAATAATGGGAGGCATGAAATTTGAATAA